A stretch of Acropora palmata chromosome 9, jaAcrPala1.3, whole genome shotgun sequence DNA encodes these proteins:
- the LOC141893216 gene encoding hemicentin-1-like isoform X5, producing the protein MPELFRSICERQMELGKMKLICCMLYLLHSVVLLDGFQWSHRQQASHVISVEAGSDVSLPCEYELTPQEQQEADVFHLLTWTREEPHFSDRWTGLAINSTLSQSKVIYDDPQRIFIVDGTLTVKNITVKDRTRYQCAFQSSFFTTPSIINLDVKYPPEIMLKPLSQDIIEGNDVRLLCNASGNPQPNITWMRQGNSDVLSSSETLLLRNLVSEDDGSVYTCRVENYLGLKQTSVTITIQYPPEIMLKPLSQDIIEGNDVRLLCNASGNPQPNITWIRQGNSDVLSSSETLLLRNLVREDDGSVYTCRVENYLGLKQASVTITIQYPPEIMLKPLSQDIIEGNDVRLLCNASGNPQPNITWMRQGNSDVLSSSETLLLRNLVSEDDGSVYTCRVENYLGLKQASVTITIQYPPEIMLKPLSQDIIEGNDVRLLCNASGNPPPKITWTRQGNSDVLSSSETLLLRNLVSEDDGSVYTCRVENYLGLKQASVTITIQYPPEIMLKPLSQDIIEGNDVRLLCNASGNPPPKITWTRQGNSDVLSSSETLLLRNLVSEDDGSVYTCRVENYLGLKQASITITIQYKPKDTRVTISSGEVKLGDRVDITCWARANPSPEYKFYYNNKLIRWSSKGLLSLMNVNTEDQGTYQCVPVNYLGDGSGASVTVTLSTGDKAFPVWVYAAIASGVLFLLLIAAGIALCRARKKWKAADDRTTTTQPIESTISRHREAHVGPGDFYGDHNGSIEIPHLNGALSFSDIRSSQEMPTIRGALSENNLRIGEAAGLKNTLSDDKSMGQGILCLLWISTG; encoded by the exons ATGCCTGAGTTATTCCGAAGCATATGCGAACGGCAAATGGAACTCGGTAAAATGAAGCTTATTTGTTGCATGTTATACCTTCTACATAGCGTCGTATTGTTAG ATGGATTTCAGTGGTCTCATCGACAACAGGCAAGCCACGTTATCAGCGTTGAAGCTGGTTCAGATGTTTCGCTTCCATGCGAATACGAACTCACGCCACAAGAACAGCAGGAAGCTGATGTCTTTCATCTATTAACATGGACACGAGAAGAGCCTCATTTCAGCGATCGGTGGACCGGATTGGCGATAAATTCGACTCTAAGTCAAAGCAAAGTTATTTATGATGATCCACAGCGAATTTTCATCGTTGATGGAACACTTACTGTCAAGAACATAACCGTTAAAGATAGGACTCGGTATCAATGCGCATTTCAAAGCAGTTTCTTCACGACACCCAGCATAATTAACTTGGACGTCAAAT ATCCTCCAGAGATTATGCTCAAACCATTGTCCCAAGATATCATTGAAGGGAATGATGTCAGGCTACTGTGCAATGCATCTGGAAATCCACAGCCTAACATAACTTGGATGAGGCAAGGAAACAGTGATGTCCTTTCTTCATCTGAGACCCTTTTGTTGCGTAATTTAGTCAGCGAAGATGATGGATCAGTGTATACGTGCAGGGTCGAAAATTACCTTGGATTGAAGCAAACCTCTGTTACAATAACCATACAAT ATCCTCCAGAGATTATGCTCAAACCATTGTCCCAAGATATCATTGAAGGGAATGATGTCAGGCTACTGTGCAATGCATCTGGAAATCCACAGCCTAACATAACTTGGATAAGGCAAGGAAACAGTGATGTCCTTTCTTCATCTGAGACCCTTTTGTTGCGTAATTTAGTCAGGGAAGATGATGGATCAGTGTATACGTGCAGGGTCGAAAATTACCTTGGATTGAAGCAAGCCTCTGTTACAATAACCATACAAT ATCCTCCAGAGATTATGCTCAAACCATTGTCCCAAGATATCATTGAAGGGAATGATGTCAGGCTACTGTGCAATGCATCTGGAAATCCACAGCCTAACATAACTTGGATGAGGCAAGGAAACAGTGATGTCCTTTCTTCATCTGAGACCCTTTTGTTGCGTAATTTAGTCAGCGAAGATGATGGATCAGTGTATACGTGCAGGGTCGAAAATTACCTTGGATTGAAGCAAGCCTCTGTTACAATAACCATACAAT ATCCTCCAGAGATTATGCTCAAACCATTGTCCCAAGATATCATTGAAGGGAATGATGTCAGGCTACTGTGCAATGCATCTGGAAATCCACCGCCTAAGATAACTTGGACGAGGCAAGGAAACAGTGATGTCCTTTCTTCATCTGAGACCCTTTTGTTGCGTAATTTAGTCAGCGAAGATGATGGATCAGTGTATACGTGCAGGGTCGAAAATTACCTTGGATTGAAGCAAGCCTCTGTTACAATAACCATACAAT ATCCTCCAGAGATTATGCTCAAACCATTGTCCCAAGATATCATTGAAGGGAATGATGTCAGGCTACTGTGCAATGCATCTGGAAATCCACCGCCTAAGATAACTTGGACGAGGCAAGGAAACAGTGATGTCCTTTCTTCATCTGAGACCCTTTTGTTGCGTAATTTAGTCAGCGAAGATGATGGATCAGTGTATACGTGTAGGGTCGAAAATTACCTTGGATTGAAGCAAGCCTCTATTACAATAACCATACAAT ataagcCAAAGGACACACGAGTTACTATTTCATCTGGTGAGGTGAAGCTAGGAGATCGTGTGGACATCACATGCTGGGCACGTGCAAACCCTTCACCAGAGTACAAATTTTATTATAACAACAAACTGATCAGGTGGTCAAGTAAAGGACTGCTTTCATTAATGAATGTTAATACTGAAGATCAAGGCACGTATCAATGTGTTCCAGTGAATTACCTGGGCGATGGATCTGGGGCATCTGTTACTGTAACTTTGTCAACTG GTGACAAGGCCTTCCCAGTATGGGTGTATGCTGCAATAGCAAGTGGTGTTCTCTTCCTTCTTTTAATTGCTGCGGGAATTGCATTGTGCAgggcaagaaaaaaatggaaggCAGCAG atGACCGGACTACGACAACCCAACCGATAGAGAGCACAATTAG CAGGCATAGAGAGGCACATGTAGGTCCAGGAGATTTCTATGGAGACCACAATGGCAGTATTGAG ATTCCTCATCTTAATGGAGCTCTGAGTTTCAGTGACATCAGAAGTAGTCAAGAG ATGCCCACCATAAGAGGAGCATTAAGTGAAAATAACTTGAGAATTGGCgag
- the LOC141893216 gene encoding hemicentin-1-like isoform X7 yields the protein MPELFRSICERQMELGKMKLICCMLYLLHSVVLLDGFQWSHRQQASHVISVEAGSDVSLPCEYELTPQEQQEADVFHLLTWTREEPHFSDRWTGLAINSTLSQSKVIYDDPQRIFIVDGTLTVKNITVKDRTRYQCAFQSSFFTTPSIINLDVKYPPEIMLKPLSQDIIEGNDVRLLCNASGNPQPNITWMRQGNSDVLSSSETLLLRNLVSEDDGSVYTCRVENYLGLKQTSVTITIQYPPEIMLKPLSQDIIEGNDVRLLCNASGNPQPNITWIRQGNSDVLSSSETLLLRNLVREDDGSVYTCRVENYLGLKQASVTITIQYPPEIMLKPLSQDIIEGNDVRLLCNASGNPQPNITWMRQGNSDVLSSSETLLLRNLVSEDDGSVYTCRVENYLGLKQASVTITIQYPPEIMLKPLSQDIIEGNDVRLLCNASGNPPPKITWTRQGNSDVLSSSETLLLRNLVSEDDGSVYTCRVENYLGLKQASVTITIQYPPEIMLKPLSQDIIEGNDVRLLCNASGNPPPKITWTRQGNSDVLSSSETLLLRNLVSEDDGSVYTCRVENYLGLKQASITITIQYKPKDTRVTISSGEVKLGDRVDITCWARANPSPEYKFYYNNKLIRWSSKGLLSLMNVNTEDQGTYQCVPVNYLGDGSGASVTVTLSTGDKAFPVWVYAAIASGVLFLLLIAAGIALCRARKKWKAADDRTTTTQPIESTIRHREAHVGPGDFYGDHNGSIEIPHLNGALSFSDIRSSQEFQTAFSRLDEAYPMNSVMHLITGAEEAVSQL from the exons ATGCCTGAGTTATTCCGAAGCATATGCGAACGGCAAATGGAACTCGGTAAAATGAAGCTTATTTGTTGCATGTTATACCTTCTACATAGCGTCGTATTGTTAG ATGGATTTCAGTGGTCTCATCGACAACAGGCAAGCCACGTTATCAGCGTTGAAGCTGGTTCAGATGTTTCGCTTCCATGCGAATACGAACTCACGCCACAAGAACAGCAGGAAGCTGATGTCTTTCATCTATTAACATGGACACGAGAAGAGCCTCATTTCAGCGATCGGTGGACCGGATTGGCGATAAATTCGACTCTAAGTCAAAGCAAAGTTATTTATGATGATCCACAGCGAATTTTCATCGTTGATGGAACACTTACTGTCAAGAACATAACCGTTAAAGATAGGACTCGGTATCAATGCGCATTTCAAAGCAGTTTCTTCACGACACCCAGCATAATTAACTTGGACGTCAAAT ATCCTCCAGAGATTATGCTCAAACCATTGTCCCAAGATATCATTGAAGGGAATGATGTCAGGCTACTGTGCAATGCATCTGGAAATCCACAGCCTAACATAACTTGGATGAGGCAAGGAAACAGTGATGTCCTTTCTTCATCTGAGACCCTTTTGTTGCGTAATTTAGTCAGCGAAGATGATGGATCAGTGTATACGTGCAGGGTCGAAAATTACCTTGGATTGAAGCAAACCTCTGTTACAATAACCATACAAT ATCCTCCAGAGATTATGCTCAAACCATTGTCCCAAGATATCATTGAAGGGAATGATGTCAGGCTACTGTGCAATGCATCTGGAAATCCACAGCCTAACATAACTTGGATAAGGCAAGGAAACAGTGATGTCCTTTCTTCATCTGAGACCCTTTTGTTGCGTAATTTAGTCAGGGAAGATGATGGATCAGTGTATACGTGCAGGGTCGAAAATTACCTTGGATTGAAGCAAGCCTCTGTTACAATAACCATACAAT ATCCTCCAGAGATTATGCTCAAACCATTGTCCCAAGATATCATTGAAGGGAATGATGTCAGGCTACTGTGCAATGCATCTGGAAATCCACAGCCTAACATAACTTGGATGAGGCAAGGAAACAGTGATGTCCTTTCTTCATCTGAGACCCTTTTGTTGCGTAATTTAGTCAGCGAAGATGATGGATCAGTGTATACGTGCAGGGTCGAAAATTACCTTGGATTGAAGCAAGCCTCTGTTACAATAACCATACAAT ATCCTCCAGAGATTATGCTCAAACCATTGTCCCAAGATATCATTGAAGGGAATGATGTCAGGCTACTGTGCAATGCATCTGGAAATCCACCGCCTAAGATAACTTGGACGAGGCAAGGAAACAGTGATGTCCTTTCTTCATCTGAGACCCTTTTGTTGCGTAATTTAGTCAGCGAAGATGATGGATCAGTGTATACGTGCAGGGTCGAAAATTACCTTGGATTGAAGCAAGCCTCTGTTACAATAACCATACAAT ATCCTCCAGAGATTATGCTCAAACCATTGTCCCAAGATATCATTGAAGGGAATGATGTCAGGCTACTGTGCAATGCATCTGGAAATCCACCGCCTAAGATAACTTGGACGAGGCAAGGAAACAGTGATGTCCTTTCTTCATCTGAGACCCTTTTGTTGCGTAATTTAGTCAGCGAAGATGATGGATCAGTGTATACGTGTAGGGTCGAAAATTACCTTGGATTGAAGCAAGCCTCTATTACAATAACCATACAAT ataagcCAAAGGACACACGAGTTACTATTTCATCTGGTGAGGTGAAGCTAGGAGATCGTGTGGACATCACATGCTGGGCACGTGCAAACCCTTCACCAGAGTACAAATTTTATTATAACAACAAACTGATCAGGTGGTCAAGTAAAGGACTGCTTTCATTAATGAATGTTAATACTGAAGATCAAGGCACGTATCAATGTGTTCCAGTGAATTACCTGGGCGATGGATCTGGGGCATCTGTTACTGTAACTTTGTCAACTG GTGACAAGGCCTTCCCAGTATGGGTGTATGCTGCAATAGCAAGTGGTGTTCTCTTCCTTCTTTTAATTGCTGCGGGAATTGCATTGTGCAgggcaagaaaaaaatggaaggCAGCAG atGACCGGACTACGACAACCCAACCGATAGAGAGCACAATTAG GCATAGAGAGGCACATGTAGGTCCAGGAGATTTCTATGGAGACCACAATGGCAGTATTGAG ATTCCTCATCTTAATGGAGCTCTGAGTTTCAGTGACATCAGAAGTAGTCAAGAG
- the LOC141893216 gene encoding hemicentin-1-like isoform X2: protein MPELFRSICERQMELGKMKLICCMLYLLHSVVLLDGFQWSHRQQASHVISVEAGSDVSLPCEYELTPQEQQEADVFHLLTWTREEPHFSDRWTGLAINSTLSQSKVIYDDPQRIFIVDGTLTVKNITVKDRTRYQCAFQSSFFTTPSIINLDVKYPPEIMLKPLSQDIIEGNDVRLLCNASGNPQPNITWMRQGNSDVLSSSETLLLRNLVSEDDGSVYTCRVENYLGLKQTSVTITIQYPPEIMLKPLSQDIIEGNDVRLLCNASGNPQPNITWIRQGNSDVLSSSETLLLRNLVREDDGSVYTCRVENYLGLKQASVTITIQYPPEIMLKPLSQDIIEGNDVRLLCNASGNPQPNITWMRQGNSDVLSSSETLLLRNLVSEDDGSVYTCRVENYLGLKQASVTITIQYPPEIMLKPLSQDIIEGNDVRLLCNASGNPPPKITWTRQGNSDVLSSSETLLLRNLVSEDDGSVYTCRVENYLGLKQASVTITIQYPPEIMLKPLSQDIIEGNDVRLLCNASGNPPPKITWTRQGNSDVLSSSETLLLRNLVSEDDGSVYTCRVENYLGLKQASITITIQYKPKDTRVTISSGEVKLGDRVDITCWARANPSPEYKFYYNNKLIRWSSKGLLSLMNVNTEDQGTYQCVPVNYLGDGSGASVTVTLSTGDKAFPVWVYAAIASGVLFLLLIAAGIALCRARKKWKAADDRTTTTQPIESTIRHREAHVGPGDFYGDHNGSIEIPHLNGALSFSDIRSSQEMPTIRGALSENNLRIGEAAGLKNTLSDDKSMGQVSLKDFFHFCLDLFVDRVFYLSRMLVPFLPERGSFQWYAGFLLEK from the exons ATGCCTGAGTTATTCCGAAGCATATGCGAACGGCAAATGGAACTCGGTAAAATGAAGCTTATTTGTTGCATGTTATACCTTCTACATAGCGTCGTATTGTTAG ATGGATTTCAGTGGTCTCATCGACAACAGGCAAGCCACGTTATCAGCGTTGAAGCTGGTTCAGATGTTTCGCTTCCATGCGAATACGAACTCACGCCACAAGAACAGCAGGAAGCTGATGTCTTTCATCTATTAACATGGACACGAGAAGAGCCTCATTTCAGCGATCGGTGGACCGGATTGGCGATAAATTCGACTCTAAGTCAAAGCAAAGTTATTTATGATGATCCACAGCGAATTTTCATCGTTGATGGAACACTTACTGTCAAGAACATAACCGTTAAAGATAGGACTCGGTATCAATGCGCATTTCAAAGCAGTTTCTTCACGACACCCAGCATAATTAACTTGGACGTCAAAT ATCCTCCAGAGATTATGCTCAAACCATTGTCCCAAGATATCATTGAAGGGAATGATGTCAGGCTACTGTGCAATGCATCTGGAAATCCACAGCCTAACATAACTTGGATGAGGCAAGGAAACAGTGATGTCCTTTCTTCATCTGAGACCCTTTTGTTGCGTAATTTAGTCAGCGAAGATGATGGATCAGTGTATACGTGCAGGGTCGAAAATTACCTTGGATTGAAGCAAACCTCTGTTACAATAACCATACAAT ATCCTCCAGAGATTATGCTCAAACCATTGTCCCAAGATATCATTGAAGGGAATGATGTCAGGCTACTGTGCAATGCATCTGGAAATCCACAGCCTAACATAACTTGGATAAGGCAAGGAAACAGTGATGTCCTTTCTTCATCTGAGACCCTTTTGTTGCGTAATTTAGTCAGGGAAGATGATGGATCAGTGTATACGTGCAGGGTCGAAAATTACCTTGGATTGAAGCAAGCCTCTGTTACAATAACCATACAAT ATCCTCCAGAGATTATGCTCAAACCATTGTCCCAAGATATCATTGAAGGGAATGATGTCAGGCTACTGTGCAATGCATCTGGAAATCCACAGCCTAACATAACTTGGATGAGGCAAGGAAACAGTGATGTCCTTTCTTCATCTGAGACCCTTTTGTTGCGTAATTTAGTCAGCGAAGATGATGGATCAGTGTATACGTGCAGGGTCGAAAATTACCTTGGATTGAAGCAAGCCTCTGTTACAATAACCATACAAT ATCCTCCAGAGATTATGCTCAAACCATTGTCCCAAGATATCATTGAAGGGAATGATGTCAGGCTACTGTGCAATGCATCTGGAAATCCACCGCCTAAGATAACTTGGACGAGGCAAGGAAACAGTGATGTCCTTTCTTCATCTGAGACCCTTTTGTTGCGTAATTTAGTCAGCGAAGATGATGGATCAGTGTATACGTGCAGGGTCGAAAATTACCTTGGATTGAAGCAAGCCTCTGTTACAATAACCATACAAT ATCCTCCAGAGATTATGCTCAAACCATTGTCCCAAGATATCATTGAAGGGAATGATGTCAGGCTACTGTGCAATGCATCTGGAAATCCACCGCCTAAGATAACTTGGACGAGGCAAGGAAACAGTGATGTCCTTTCTTCATCTGAGACCCTTTTGTTGCGTAATTTAGTCAGCGAAGATGATGGATCAGTGTATACGTGTAGGGTCGAAAATTACCTTGGATTGAAGCAAGCCTCTATTACAATAACCATACAAT ataagcCAAAGGACACACGAGTTACTATTTCATCTGGTGAGGTGAAGCTAGGAGATCGTGTGGACATCACATGCTGGGCACGTGCAAACCCTTCACCAGAGTACAAATTTTATTATAACAACAAACTGATCAGGTGGTCAAGTAAAGGACTGCTTTCATTAATGAATGTTAATACTGAAGATCAAGGCACGTATCAATGTGTTCCAGTGAATTACCTGGGCGATGGATCTGGGGCATCTGTTACTGTAACTTTGTCAACTG GTGACAAGGCCTTCCCAGTATGGGTGTATGCTGCAATAGCAAGTGGTGTTCTCTTCCTTCTTTTAATTGCTGCGGGAATTGCATTGTGCAgggcaagaaaaaaatggaaggCAGCAG atGACCGGACTACGACAACCCAACCGATAGAGAGCACAATTAG GCATAGAGAGGCACATGTAGGTCCAGGAGATTTCTATGGAGACCACAATGGCAGTATTGAG ATTCCTCATCTTAATGGAGCTCTGAGTTTCAGTGACATCAGAAGTAGTCAAGAG ATGCCCACCATAAGAGGAGCATTAAGTGAAAATAACTTGAGAATTGGCgag
- the LOC141893216 gene encoding hemicentin-1-like isoform X4, with product MPELFRSICERQMELGKMKLICCMLYLLHSVVLLDGFQWSHRQQASHVISVEAGSDVSLPCEYELTPQEQQEADVFHLLTWTREEPHFSDRWTGLAINSTLSQSKVIYDDPQRIFIVDGTLTVKNITVKDRTRYQCAFQSSFFTTPSIINLDVKYPPEIMLKPLSQDIIEGNDVRLLCNASGNPQPNITWMRQGNSDVLSSSETLLLRNLVSEDDGSVYTCRVENYLGLKQTSVTITIQYPPEIMLKPLSQDIIEGNDVRLLCNASGNPQPNITWIRQGNSDVLSSSETLLLRNLVREDDGSVYTCRVENYLGLKQASVTITIQYPPEIMLKPLSQDIIEGNDVRLLCNASGNPQPNITWMRQGNSDVLSSSETLLLRNLVSEDDGSVYTCRVENYLGLKQASVTITIQYPPEIMLKPLSQDIIEGNDVRLLCNASGNPPPKITWTRQGNSDVLSSSETLLLRNLVSEDDGSVYTCRVENYLGLKQASVTITIQYPPEIMLKPLSQDIIEGNDVRLLCNASGNPPPKITWTRQGNSDVLSSSETLLLRNLVSEDDGSVYTCRVENYLGLKQASITITIQYKPKDTRVTISSGEVKLGDRVDITCWARANPSPEYKFYYNNKLIRWSSKGLLSLMNVNTEDQGTYQCVPVNYLGDGSGASVTVTLSTGDKAFPVWVYAAIASGVLFLLLIAAGIALCRARKKWKAADDRTTTTQPIESTISRHREAHVGPGDFYGDHNGSIEIPHLNGALSFSDIRSSQEMPTIRGALSENNLRIGEAAGLKNTLSDDKSMGQGQKKQSPSYNIGKGKFHTDSRREYFAYSG from the exons ATGCCTGAGTTATTCCGAAGCATATGCGAACGGCAAATGGAACTCGGTAAAATGAAGCTTATTTGTTGCATGTTATACCTTCTACATAGCGTCGTATTGTTAG ATGGATTTCAGTGGTCTCATCGACAACAGGCAAGCCACGTTATCAGCGTTGAAGCTGGTTCAGATGTTTCGCTTCCATGCGAATACGAACTCACGCCACAAGAACAGCAGGAAGCTGATGTCTTTCATCTATTAACATGGACACGAGAAGAGCCTCATTTCAGCGATCGGTGGACCGGATTGGCGATAAATTCGACTCTAAGTCAAAGCAAAGTTATTTATGATGATCCACAGCGAATTTTCATCGTTGATGGAACACTTACTGTCAAGAACATAACCGTTAAAGATAGGACTCGGTATCAATGCGCATTTCAAAGCAGTTTCTTCACGACACCCAGCATAATTAACTTGGACGTCAAAT ATCCTCCAGAGATTATGCTCAAACCATTGTCCCAAGATATCATTGAAGGGAATGATGTCAGGCTACTGTGCAATGCATCTGGAAATCCACAGCCTAACATAACTTGGATGAGGCAAGGAAACAGTGATGTCCTTTCTTCATCTGAGACCCTTTTGTTGCGTAATTTAGTCAGCGAAGATGATGGATCAGTGTATACGTGCAGGGTCGAAAATTACCTTGGATTGAAGCAAACCTCTGTTACAATAACCATACAAT ATCCTCCAGAGATTATGCTCAAACCATTGTCCCAAGATATCATTGAAGGGAATGATGTCAGGCTACTGTGCAATGCATCTGGAAATCCACAGCCTAACATAACTTGGATAAGGCAAGGAAACAGTGATGTCCTTTCTTCATCTGAGACCCTTTTGTTGCGTAATTTAGTCAGGGAAGATGATGGATCAGTGTATACGTGCAGGGTCGAAAATTACCTTGGATTGAAGCAAGCCTCTGTTACAATAACCATACAAT ATCCTCCAGAGATTATGCTCAAACCATTGTCCCAAGATATCATTGAAGGGAATGATGTCAGGCTACTGTGCAATGCATCTGGAAATCCACAGCCTAACATAACTTGGATGAGGCAAGGAAACAGTGATGTCCTTTCTTCATCTGAGACCCTTTTGTTGCGTAATTTAGTCAGCGAAGATGATGGATCAGTGTATACGTGCAGGGTCGAAAATTACCTTGGATTGAAGCAAGCCTCTGTTACAATAACCATACAAT ATCCTCCAGAGATTATGCTCAAACCATTGTCCCAAGATATCATTGAAGGGAATGATGTCAGGCTACTGTGCAATGCATCTGGAAATCCACCGCCTAAGATAACTTGGACGAGGCAAGGAAACAGTGATGTCCTTTCTTCATCTGAGACCCTTTTGTTGCGTAATTTAGTCAGCGAAGATGATGGATCAGTGTATACGTGCAGGGTCGAAAATTACCTTGGATTGAAGCAAGCCTCTGTTACAATAACCATACAAT ATCCTCCAGAGATTATGCTCAAACCATTGTCCCAAGATATCATTGAAGGGAATGATGTCAGGCTACTGTGCAATGCATCTGGAAATCCACCGCCTAAGATAACTTGGACGAGGCAAGGAAACAGTGATGTCCTTTCTTCATCTGAGACCCTTTTGTTGCGTAATTTAGTCAGCGAAGATGATGGATCAGTGTATACGTGTAGGGTCGAAAATTACCTTGGATTGAAGCAAGCCTCTATTACAATAACCATACAAT ataagcCAAAGGACACACGAGTTACTATTTCATCTGGTGAGGTGAAGCTAGGAGATCGTGTGGACATCACATGCTGGGCACGTGCAAACCCTTCACCAGAGTACAAATTTTATTATAACAACAAACTGATCAGGTGGTCAAGTAAAGGACTGCTTTCATTAATGAATGTTAATACTGAAGATCAAGGCACGTATCAATGTGTTCCAGTGAATTACCTGGGCGATGGATCTGGGGCATCTGTTACTGTAACTTTGTCAACTG GTGACAAGGCCTTCCCAGTATGGGTGTATGCTGCAATAGCAAGTGGTGTTCTCTTCCTTCTTTTAATTGCTGCGGGAATTGCATTGTGCAgggcaagaaaaaaatggaaggCAGCAG atGACCGGACTACGACAACCCAACCGATAGAGAGCACAATTAG CAGGCATAGAGAGGCACATGTAGGTCCAGGAGATTTCTATGGAGACCACAATGGCAGTATTGAG ATTCCTCATCTTAATGGAGCTCTGAGTTTCAGTGACATCAGAAGTAGTCAAGAG ATGCCCACCATAAGAGGAGCATTAAGTGAAAATAACTTGAGAATTGGCgag